In Podospora pseudopauciseta strain CBS 411.78 chromosome 3, whole genome shotgun sequence, one genomic interval encodes:
- a CDS encoding hypothetical protein (COG:S; EggNog:ENOG503P4EX) codes for MSTKTFLPSLRALTTRLFTRPLPLPTQQCRPLTTTPPSLALSKSSIAKLGPGSKPGKGSSSANKNQPTRRSKKKGEVVRDPRMINLLRHFAILSPQRIPAPLRMARNRYLRHWTIHRAWLLFRRQQREARERNWMRQYQSMNRACEELRLTSGPGTREEGYLFRMAMEKKGVYGLKGVPIEYARAQTETPARVPWDHEWKRD; via the coding sequence ATGTCAACCAagaccttcctcccctccctcaggGCCCTCACAACCCGCCTCTTCACCcgcccactccccctccccacccaacaATGCCGCCCcctaaccaccacccccccaagcctcgccctctccaaatcctccatcGCCAAACTCGGCCCTGGCTCCAAACCAGGCAAgggctcctcctcagccaacaaaaaccaaccaacccgcCGCTCCAAGAAGAAAGGAGAAGTAGTCCGCGACCCCCGCAtgatcaacctcctccgccacttcgccatcctctcccctcaACGCATCCCCGCCCCCCTACGCATGGCCCGCAACCGCTACCTCCGCCACTGGACCATCCACCGCGCCTGGCTCCTCTTTCGCCGCCAGCAGCGCGAGGCCCGCGAGAGGAACTGGATGAGGCAGTACCAGTCCATGAACCGCGCCTGCGAGGAGCTGAGGCTGACGAGCGGGCCAgggacgagggaggaggggtatcTGTTTAGGATGgcgatggagaagaagggcgtTTACGGGCTCAAGGGGGTGCCGATTGAGTATGCTAGGGCGCAGACGGAGACGCCGGCGAGGGTGCCGTGGGATCATGAGTGGAAGAGGGATTGA
- the RHO2 gene encoding Rho GTPase (COG:S; EggNog:ENOG503NVG7): protein MAAMQESGQHQTAIRRKLVIIGDGACGKTSLLSVFTLGFFPTIPTVFENYVTDCKVDGKNVQLALWDTAGQEDYERLRPLAYSKAHVILIGFSIDTPDSLDNVKHKWVTEAQERCPEVPIILVGLKKDLRDDPVAIEEMRKKSQRFITPTEGEHAAKEIGARKYLECSSLTGEGVDDVFEAATRASLLMFEKSEGGGCCVIL from the exons ATGGCCGCCATGCAAGAATCCGGACAGCACCAGACTGCCATCCGAAG GAAGCTCGTTATCATCGGAGACGGTGCTTGCGGTAAAACCAGTTTGCTGAGCGTATTCACCCTCGGCTTCTTCCCCACA ATTCCAACCGTTTTCGAAAACTACGTGACCGACTGCAAAGTAGACGGCAAGAACGTACAACTCGCCCTCTGGGATACCGCCGGCCAGGAAGACTACGAGCGGTTACGGCCGCTAGCATACTCCAAAGCACACGTCATCCTGATAGGCTTTTCCATCGACACGCCAGATTCACTCGATAATGTTAAACACAAG TGGGTGACAGAAGCACAAGAGAGATGTCCCGAGGTGCCAATCATCCTGGTAGGACTGAAGAAGGATCTCCGCGACGACCCAGTCGCCATTGAAGAGATGCGGAAGAAATCTCAGAGATTTATCACGCCGACCGAGGGCGAGCATGCCGCGAAAGAAATCGGCGCGCGCAAGTACCTCGAGTGCTCGAGTTTGACGGGCGAGGGCGTCGATGATGTGTTTGAGGCGGCCACGAGAGCGTCGCTGCTCATGTTTGAGAAGAGCGAGGGGGGCGGCTGCTGTGTCATTTTATGA